The Spirosoma foliorum genome has a window encoding:
- a CDS encoding ArsR/SmtB family transcription factor has translation MDSKSCEKATGAIADKYRLSILLELAQRESMTPSEIQELTGLSQPCVSHHVRLLTESELVAATKEGRNVHLRLNKDTTRQLSDFLAKLT, from the coding sequence ATGGATTCTAAATCATGCGAGAAAGCAACGGGCGCTATTGCCGACAAATACCGGCTCTCGATTTTATTGGAATTAGCCCAACGAGAAAGCATGACTCCGTCTGAGATTCAGGAGTTAACGGGCTTGTCGCAGCCTTGTGTATCGCACCATGTTCGCCTGCTGACAGAAAGCGAGTTGGTTGCTGCAACCAAAGAAGGGCGTAATGTTCATCTACGTTTGAACAAAGACACAACCCGGCAATTATCCGATTTCCTGGCGAAGCTGACCTAA